In one Carassius carassius chromosome 14, fCarCar2.1, whole genome shotgun sequence genomic region, the following are encoded:
- the rufy2 gene encoding RUN and FYVE domain-containing protein 2 isoform X1, with product MATPAEQDLVLAEAENNKERAQVFGILRLQEDKSAAGEKVSAAAMKSGDGRWQAPIFALARKASETFSGGIHVLPKVPEPKTSPFSEEWGAKAFRDPMAMERANLLNMAKLSIKGLIESALSFGRTLDSDYPPLQQFFVVMEHCLKHGLKVKKSFLGYNKSLWGPLEMVEKLCPEAGEIAASVRDLPGLKTPLGRARAWLRLALMQKKLADYLRLLITRKDILSEFYETSAVMLEEEGAVIVGLLVGLNVIDANLCVKGEDLDTQVGVIDFSMYLKNDIDDYRSEERNGQIAAILDQKNYVEELNRQLNSTVQGLQGRVESLEKSNSKLIEELAIAKNNIIKLQEENHQLRTENSVILMKAQQRLEIAEGDLNCELDTYKQSRQGLDEMYNEARRQLREECQLRQDVENELVVQVSIKQEMEMAMKLLEKDIHEKQDTLIGLRHQLDDVKAINVEMYQKMQSSDDSMRQKNDMIARLEEKTNQITATMKQLEQRLQDAERERASAEDGVRKFKQDFTNKADSLQKQITQREKQMMQLETDLKIERDWRQTLQNELERERETIAQLTAEAQQINGLKKEFHRLQDENTQLKGICEEQEQALEELGCKLSESKLKIEDIKEANKALQGGQVWLKDKDATHCKLCEKEFSISRRKHHCRNCGEIFCNACSDNELPLPASPKPVRVCDPCHALLLQRCSSNAT from the exons ATGGCGACACCTGCAGAACAGGACCTCGTGTTGGCAGAAGCAGAGAACAACAAAGAGAGAGCGCAAGTGTTCGGTATCCTCAGATTGCAGGAGGATAAATCAGCCGCCGGTGAGAAAGTGAGCGCCGCTGCCATGAAATCTGGAGACGGGAGATGGCAGGCGCCTATATTCGCGTTAGCCAGAAAAGCGTCAGAAACCTTCTCAGGTGGCATTCACGTCTTGCCCAAAGTGCCAGAGCCCAAAACGTCGCCTTTTTCCGAAGAATGGGGGGCCAAGG CATTTCGAGATCCTATGGCAATGGAACGAGCGAATCTGCTTAATATGGCAAAGCTTAGCATCAAAGGCCTGATCGAGTCGGCTCTGAGCTTTGGACGAACTCTGGACTCTGACTATCCGCCTCTGCAACAGTTCTTTGTTGTCATGGAGCACTGCCTAAAACACGGCCTCAAAG TGAAGAAATCGTTTCTTGGATACAACAAGTCATTGTGGGGGCCTCTGGAGATGGTTGAGAAGCTCTGCCCAGAAGCAGGCGAAATCGCAGCCAGTGTGCGAGACCTTCCTGGCCTTAA GACGCCTCTGGGCAGAGCCAGAGCATGGCTGAGACTGGCACTGATGCAGAAGAAATTAGCAGATTACCTACGTCTCCTCATCACCAGGAAAGATATTCTTAG TGAGTTCTATGAGACCTCAGCAGTGATGCTGGAGGAGGAGGGAGCCGTCATCGTTGGTCTTCTGGTGGGACTGAACGTCATAGATGCCAACTTATGTGTGAAGGGCGAGGACCTTGATACACAA GTTGGTGTAATAGACTTCTCCATGTACTTGAAGAATGACATTGATGACTACAGAAGTGAAGAAAG aaATGGACAAATTGCAGCTATTTTGGATCAGAAGAACTATGTTGAAGAATTAAATAGGCAGCTGAA TTCTACAGTTCAAGGCTTACAAGGACGTGTGGAGTCCTTAGAAAAATCCAACTCCAAACTCATCGAAGAG TTGGCAATTGcaaaaaacaacataattaaaTTACAAGAAGAGAACCACCAACTCAGAACAGAGAATTCAGTCATTCTTATGAAAGCACAGCAGCGTTTGGAG ATTGCAGAAGGAGATTTGAACTGTGAGCTCGACACGTACAAGCAGTCAAGGCAGGGCCTGGATGAAATGTACAACGAGGCAAGACGCCAACTCAGAGAGGAATGTCAACTCAGGCAG GATGTGGAGAACGAGCTGGTTGTGCAGGTGAGCATAAAGCAGGAGATGGAAATGGCCATGAAACTGTTAGAAAAGGACATCCATGAAAAGCAAGACACTCTGATTGGACTTCGGCACCAATTAGATGATGTTAAAGCCATCAATGTGGAGATGTACCAAAAAATGCAg TCTTCAGATGACAGCATGAGACAAAAAAATGACATGATTGCACGTTTGGAGGAGAAGACCAATCAGATAACAGCAACTATGAAACAACTAGAACAAAG ATTGCAGGATGCCGAGAGGGAACGTGCCAGTGCTGAAGACGGGGTGCGCAAATTCAAGCAGGACTTCACAAACAAAGCTGACAGTCTCCAAAAGCAGATAACCCAGAGAGAGAAGCAAAT GATGCAGCTGGAAACAGATTTGAAAATAGAAAGGGACTGGCGGCAGACATTACAGAATGAATTAGAAAGAGAACGAGAGACCATCGCCCAACTCACTGCTGAAGCACAGCAAATCAACGGACTCAAAAAA GAGTTTCACAGGTTGCAGGATGAGAATACGCAGCTGAAGGGAATTTGTGAGGAGCAGGAACAGGCGCTGGAAGAGCTGGGCTGCAAACTCAGCGA GTCAAAGTTGAAAATCGAAGATATAAAAGAAGCCAACAAGGCACTTCAG GGTGGACAGGTCTGGCTGAAGGACAAAGATGCTACGCATTGCAAACTTTGTGAGAAGGAATTTTCAATCTCCAGAAGGAAG CACCACTGCAGGAACTGTGGGGAGATCTTCTGCAATGCCTGCTCAGATAATGAGCTGCCGCTCCCCGCTTCACCCAAACCCGTGAGAGTCTGTGACCCCTGCCACGCTCTGCTCCTCCAACGCTGCTCCTCCAACGCCACGTAA
- the rufy2 gene encoding RUN and FYVE domain-containing protein 2 isoform X3 produces the protein MATPAEQDLVLAEAENNKERAQVFGILRLQEDKSAAGEKVSAAAMKSGDGRWQAPIFALARKASETFSGGIHVLPKVPEPKTSPFSEEWGAKAFRDPMAMERANLLNMAKLSIKGLIESALSFGRTLDSDYPPLQQFFVVMEHCLKHGLKVKKSFLGYNKSLWGPLEMVEKLCPEAGEIAASVRDLPGLKTPLGRARAWLRLALMQKKLADYLRLLITRKDILSEFYETSAVMLEEEGAVIVGLLVGLNVIDANLCVKGEDLDTQVGVIDFSMYLKNDIDDYRSEERNGQIAAILDQKNYVEELNRQLNSTVQGLQGRVESLEKSNSKLIEELAIAKNNIIKLQEENHQLRTENSVILMKAQQRLEIAEGDLNCELDTYKQSRQGLDEMYNEARRQLREECQLRQDVENELVVQVSIKQEMEMAMKLLEKDIHEKQDTLIGLRHQLDDVKAINVEMYQKMQSSDDSMRQKNDMIARLEEKTNQITATMKQLEQSDKDLLSQTRTLAMSFVKCASTDTEHQYKLVKDISF, from the exons ATGGCGACACCTGCAGAACAGGACCTCGTGTTGGCAGAAGCAGAGAACAACAAAGAGAGAGCGCAAGTGTTCGGTATCCTCAGATTGCAGGAGGATAAATCAGCCGCCGGTGAGAAAGTGAGCGCCGCTGCCATGAAATCTGGAGACGGGAGATGGCAGGCGCCTATATTCGCGTTAGCCAGAAAAGCGTCAGAAACCTTCTCAGGTGGCATTCACGTCTTGCCCAAAGTGCCAGAGCCCAAAACGTCGCCTTTTTCCGAAGAATGGGGGGCCAAGG CATTTCGAGATCCTATGGCAATGGAACGAGCGAATCTGCTTAATATGGCAAAGCTTAGCATCAAAGGCCTGATCGAGTCGGCTCTGAGCTTTGGACGAACTCTGGACTCTGACTATCCGCCTCTGCAACAGTTCTTTGTTGTCATGGAGCACTGCCTAAAACACGGCCTCAAAG TGAAGAAATCGTTTCTTGGATACAACAAGTCATTGTGGGGGCCTCTGGAGATGGTTGAGAAGCTCTGCCCAGAAGCAGGCGAAATCGCAGCCAGTGTGCGAGACCTTCCTGGCCTTAA GACGCCTCTGGGCAGAGCCAGAGCATGGCTGAGACTGGCACTGATGCAGAAGAAATTAGCAGATTACCTACGTCTCCTCATCACCAGGAAAGATATTCTTAG TGAGTTCTATGAGACCTCAGCAGTGATGCTGGAGGAGGAGGGAGCCGTCATCGTTGGTCTTCTGGTGGGACTGAACGTCATAGATGCCAACTTATGTGTGAAGGGCGAGGACCTTGATACACAA GTTGGTGTAATAGACTTCTCCATGTACTTGAAGAATGACATTGATGACTACAGAAGTGAAGAAAG aaATGGACAAATTGCAGCTATTTTGGATCAGAAGAACTATGTTGAAGAATTAAATAGGCAGCTGAA TTCTACAGTTCAAGGCTTACAAGGACGTGTGGAGTCCTTAGAAAAATCCAACTCCAAACTCATCGAAGAG TTGGCAATTGcaaaaaacaacataattaaaTTACAAGAAGAGAACCACCAACTCAGAACAGAGAATTCAGTCATTCTTATGAAAGCACAGCAGCGTTTGGAG ATTGCAGAAGGAGATTTGAACTGTGAGCTCGACACGTACAAGCAGTCAAGGCAGGGCCTGGATGAAATGTACAACGAGGCAAGACGCCAACTCAGAGAGGAATGTCAACTCAGGCAG GATGTGGAGAACGAGCTGGTTGTGCAGGTGAGCATAAAGCAGGAGATGGAAATGGCCATGAAACTGTTAGAAAAGGACATCCATGAAAAGCAAGACACTCTGATTGGACTTCGGCACCAATTAGATGATGTTAAAGCCATCAATGTGGAGATGTACCAAAAAATGCAg TCTTCAGATGACAGCATGAGACAAAAAAATGACATGATTGCACGTTTGGAGGAGAAGACCAATCAGATAACAGCAACTATGAAACAACTAGAACAAAG CGACAAAGACCTACTCAGCCAGACAAGAACTCTTGCTATGTCATTTGTAAAATGCGCTAGCACCGATACAGAACACCAATACAAACTAGTCAAAGATATTTCCTTCTGA
- the rufy2 gene encoding RUN and FYVE domain-containing protein 2 isoform X2, translating to MYSPQSLHRWGITHSESMERLAYSQAFRDPMAMERANLLNMAKLSIKGLIESALSFGRTLDSDYPPLQQFFVVMEHCLKHGLKVKKSFLGYNKSLWGPLEMVEKLCPEAGEIAASVRDLPGLKTPLGRARAWLRLALMQKKLADYLRLLITRKDILSEFYETSAVMLEEEGAVIVGLLVGLNVIDANLCVKGEDLDTQVGVIDFSMYLKNDIDDYRSEERNGQIAAILDQKNYVEELNRQLNSTVQGLQGRVESLEKSNSKLIEELAIAKNNIIKLQEENHQLRTENSVILMKAQQRLEIAEGDLNCELDTYKQSRQGLDEMYNEARRQLREECQLRQDVENELVVQVSIKQEMEMAMKLLEKDIHEKQDTLIGLRHQLDDVKAINVEMYQKMQSSDDSMRQKNDMIARLEEKTNQITATMKQLEQRLQDAERERASAEDGVRKFKQDFTNKADSLQKQITQREKQMMQLETDLKIERDWRQTLQNELERERETIAQLTAEAQQINGLKKEFHRLQDENTQLKGICEEQEQALEELGCKLSESKLKIEDIKEANKALQGGQVWLKDKDATHCKLCEKEFSISRRKHHCRNCGEIFCNACSDNELPLPASPKPVRVCDPCHALLLQRCSSNAT from the exons ATGTATTCCCCTCAGAGCCTCCACCGCTGGGGCATCACCCATAGCGAAAGTATGGAGCGTTTGGCCTACAGTCAGG CATTTCGAGATCCTATGGCAATGGAACGAGCGAATCTGCTTAATATGGCAAAGCTTAGCATCAAAGGCCTGATCGAGTCGGCTCTGAGCTTTGGACGAACTCTGGACTCTGACTATCCGCCTCTGCAACAGTTCTTTGTTGTCATGGAGCACTGCCTAAAACACGGCCTCAAAG TGAAGAAATCGTTTCTTGGATACAACAAGTCATTGTGGGGGCCTCTGGAGATGGTTGAGAAGCTCTGCCCAGAAGCAGGCGAAATCGCAGCCAGTGTGCGAGACCTTCCTGGCCTTAA GACGCCTCTGGGCAGAGCCAGAGCATGGCTGAGACTGGCACTGATGCAGAAGAAATTAGCAGATTACCTACGTCTCCTCATCACCAGGAAAGATATTCTTAG TGAGTTCTATGAGACCTCAGCAGTGATGCTGGAGGAGGAGGGAGCCGTCATCGTTGGTCTTCTGGTGGGACTGAACGTCATAGATGCCAACTTATGTGTGAAGGGCGAGGACCTTGATACACAA GTTGGTGTAATAGACTTCTCCATGTACTTGAAGAATGACATTGATGACTACAGAAGTGAAGAAAG aaATGGACAAATTGCAGCTATTTTGGATCAGAAGAACTATGTTGAAGAATTAAATAGGCAGCTGAA TTCTACAGTTCAAGGCTTACAAGGACGTGTGGAGTCCTTAGAAAAATCCAACTCCAAACTCATCGAAGAG TTGGCAATTGcaaaaaacaacataattaaaTTACAAGAAGAGAACCACCAACTCAGAACAGAGAATTCAGTCATTCTTATGAAAGCACAGCAGCGTTTGGAG ATTGCAGAAGGAGATTTGAACTGTGAGCTCGACACGTACAAGCAGTCAAGGCAGGGCCTGGATGAAATGTACAACGAGGCAAGACGCCAACTCAGAGAGGAATGTCAACTCAGGCAG GATGTGGAGAACGAGCTGGTTGTGCAGGTGAGCATAAAGCAGGAGATGGAAATGGCCATGAAACTGTTAGAAAAGGACATCCATGAAAAGCAAGACACTCTGATTGGACTTCGGCACCAATTAGATGATGTTAAAGCCATCAATGTGGAGATGTACCAAAAAATGCAg TCTTCAGATGACAGCATGAGACAAAAAAATGACATGATTGCACGTTTGGAGGAGAAGACCAATCAGATAACAGCAACTATGAAACAACTAGAACAAAG ATTGCAGGATGCCGAGAGGGAACGTGCCAGTGCTGAAGACGGGGTGCGCAAATTCAAGCAGGACTTCACAAACAAAGCTGACAGTCTCCAAAAGCAGATAACCCAGAGAGAGAAGCAAAT GATGCAGCTGGAAACAGATTTGAAAATAGAAAGGGACTGGCGGCAGACATTACAGAATGAATTAGAAAGAGAACGAGAGACCATCGCCCAACTCACTGCTGAAGCACAGCAAATCAACGGACTCAAAAAA GAGTTTCACAGGTTGCAGGATGAGAATACGCAGCTGAAGGGAATTTGTGAGGAGCAGGAACAGGCGCTGGAAGAGCTGGGCTGCAAACTCAGCGA GTCAAAGTTGAAAATCGAAGATATAAAAGAAGCCAACAAGGCACTTCAG GGTGGACAGGTCTGGCTGAAGGACAAAGATGCTACGCATTGCAAACTTTGTGAGAAGGAATTTTCAATCTCCAGAAGGAAG CACCACTGCAGGAACTGTGGGGAGATCTTCTGCAATGCCTGCTCAGATAATGAGCTGCCGCTCCCCGCTTCACCCAAACCCGTGAGAGTCTGTGACCCCTGCCACGCTCTGCTCCTCCAACGCTGCTCCTCCAACGCCACGTAA